Proteins from one Candidatus Desulfovibrio trichonymphae genomic window:
- a CDS encoding HipA domain-containing protein: protein MFCRKISTSHRSCGVSLWEKVSLDMAKRCGIRVPESRLIQLPQDRHALVLDRFDRDPQGGRIPFASAMTLLEARDNDGNVHSYSEIAVLLQLCGSDTTEDLRELWKNHAERLDAKGRDIDAMRGNFTLPPAAVKTSAALPPENTV from the coding sequence ATTTTTTGTCGTAAAATTTCCACAAGCCACCGATCCTGTGGTGTCTCCCTCTGGGAAAAAGTTTCGCTGGACATGGCCAAACGCTGCGGCATCCGAGTTCCTGAATCCCGGCTGATTCAGCTCCCGCAAGACCGTCACGCTCTTGTTCTGGATCGTTTTGACCGCGACCCGCAGGGCGGTCGCATTCCCTTTGCCTCAGCCATGACGCTGCTTGAGGCACGCGACAACGACGGCAATGTTCACAGCTATTCTGAAATTGCCGTGCTGCTCCAATTATGTGGGAGCGACACCACAGAAGACCTCAGAGAATTATGGAAAAATCACGCGGAAAGGCTCGACGCGAAAGGCAGGGATATCGACGCAATGAGAGGAAATTTTACGTTACCGCCTGCTGCGGTCAAAACGTCCGCGGCTCTACCTCCTGAAAATACGGTTTAA
- a CDS encoding helix-turn-helix domain-containing protein — translation MRQGIKIARLRRRLQLVVIAERAGISVITLYKIEKGMAGIAVSNVAAVFWALGLGTPLGRYILCAVTGYSGRKRTVRQRYLGYRRVGRFTGRFASQGLPL, via the coding sequence ATGAGACAAGGCATCAAGATTGCCAGGTTGCGCCGGCGTCTGCAGCTTGTCGTTATAGCTGAACGCGCCGGCATAAGCGTTATCACACTCTACAAGATTGAGAAGGGCATGGCGGGCATTGCCGTCAGCAACGTCGCCGCAGTTTTCTGGGCGCTTGGCCTCGGCACACCATTGGGCAGGTACATTTTATGCGCTGTTACAGGATATTCAGGCAGGAAGAGAACTGTCCGACAACGATATCTGGGATATCGTCGCGTCGGGCGCTTCACTGGGAGGTTCGCGTCCCAAGGCCTCCCTCTGTGA
- a CDS encoding ASKHA domain-containing protein translates to MKLRIFKVQASRGAPLAEIDAVAGEKLSHAVWLSGRIPPLPLCGGLGHCGRCRVRFVGAAPLPLPEEEVVFSREDLASGWRLACRRQVYEGNGRASLDLELPRDVFVALHCPGPTSVKSVADAGSELVLAVDLGTTSVHWRALVATGRERGAIAAQGSFLNPQAGAGADVMSRLAVAVRPEGRKRLSDLVRERLRLVVASAPGPVVRMCLAANTAMTDIFLDRDVAGLCAAPYYTSHAGHELVRLSELPPVYIPPLPAPFVGGDVSAGLAALLHCKTPRPFVLADLGTNGELALVTGRGEVLLTSVPLGPALEGTGMECGRLAGPDAATRFSLTPSGLTAVAPGGTAQARGISATGYISLAAALYKLRLLDAFGRFADSVSLNGCALPIAHTVAAGFVQWSGQTRLNLPNGLWLSAADVEKLLKVKAAFELALSRLLDAAALSHKDVARICLAGALGEHVNPEDMAILGFVPACQASRIRAAGNVSLDGAALLALRPQKSLGLACLCGRARLLSLVEEADFQREYFCRMRFGD, encoded by the coding sequence ATGAAATTGCGCATTTTTAAAGTCCAGGCGTCGCGTGGCGCTCCGCTAGCTGAGATTGACGCCGTCGCGGGAGAAAAACTTTCCCACGCGGTTTGGCTTTCCGGGCGGATTCCGCCGTTGCCGCTTTGCGGCGGGCTTGGGCATTGCGGCCGATGCCGCGTGCGTTTTGTAGGGGCTGCACCTCTGCCGTTGCCGGAGGAAGAAGTCGTTTTTTCCCGGGAGGATCTGGCTTCTGGTTGGAGGCTGGCCTGCCGTCGTCAGGTTTATGAAGGCAACGGGCGCGCGTCGCTTGATCTGGAACTCCCGCGGGACGTTTTTGTGGCCTTGCACTGCCCTGGTCCCACTTCTGTAAAATCTGTTGCCGACGCAGGGTCTGAACTGGTGCTGGCCGTGGATTTGGGAACCACCTCCGTGCATTGGCGCGCTCTGGTCGCAACGGGCAGAGAACGCGGCGCGATTGCAGCGCAGGGGAGTTTTCTGAATCCGCAGGCAGGCGCCGGGGCTGACGTCATGTCGCGTTTGGCCGTCGCTGTGCGGCCGGAGGGCCGCAAGCGCCTGAGCGATCTCGTCCGTGAGCGGCTGCGTCTTGTCGTTGCGTCCGCGCCCGGGCCGGTTGTCCGAATGTGCCTTGCGGCTAACACGGCCATGACCGATATTTTTCTGGACCGCGACGTCGCCGGACTGTGCGCGGCGCCTTATTACACGAGTCATGCCGGTCATGAGCTTGTACGTCTGTCGGAGTTGCCGCCTGTCTATATCCCTCCGCTGCCTGCGCCGTTTGTCGGCGGCGATGTCAGCGCCGGGCTGGCGGCCCTGCTGCATTGTAAAACGCCGCGGCCTTTTGTGCTGGCGGATCTGGGAACAAACGGCGAACTGGCTCTTGTTACAGGGCGGGGGGAAGTGCTGCTGACAAGCGTCCCCCTGGGACCGGCACTGGAGGGCACAGGCATGGAATGCGGCCGGCTTGCCGGACCGGACGCGGCAACACGCTTCAGCCTCACTCCATCCGGCTTGACGGCGGTCGCGCCCGGCGGGACGGCGCAGGCGCGCGGGATCAGCGCTACCGGCTATATTTCTCTTGCCGCGGCGTTGTACAAATTGCGTTTGCTGGACGCTTTCGGCCGTTTCGCCGATTCCGTGTCTCTGAACGGCTGCGCATTGCCCATTGCGCACACTGTGGCCGCCGGTTTTGTGCAATGGAGCGGGCAGACGCGTCTGAACCTCCCCAACGGGCTTTGGCTGTCCGCGGCTGATGTGGAGAAATTGCTCAAGGTTAAAGCCGCTTTTGAACTGGCCCTGTCAAGGCTGCTGGACGCAGCAGCTTTGTCGCACAAGGATGTGGCGCGGATATGTCTGGCCGGCGCGCTGGGCGAACATGTCAATCCTGAAGATATGGCAATACTTGGTTTTGTGCCCGCATGTCAGGCCTCGCGCATCCGGGCTGCGGGCAATGTATCACTGGATGGAGCGGCACTTCTGGCTCTGCGGCCCCAAAAAAGCTTAGGTCTGGCCTGTCTGTGCGGGCGGGCCCGCCTTCTCTCGTTGGTTGAGGAGGCGGACTTTCAGCGTGAATACTTTTGCCGTATGCGTTTTGGAGATTAA
- a CDS encoding flavodoxin family protein, translating into MNVLLVNGSPHPNGCTFTALSTVAEQLGKNGLTTRMLQLGTKPVRGCIACGKCAKSGHCVFDDDIVNEAVDLLRAADGLVVGSPVYYAGPDASVCALLERMFFMKAAPYAFKPAAAVVSCRRGGASASFDRLNKYFTIARMPVVSSQYWNSVHGNTSDEVRQDREGLQTMRTLGDNMAWLVKCIAAGRAAGINAPKPEPWEVTNFIR; encoded by the coding sequence ATGAATGTTCTTCTTGTCAACGGCAGCCCTCATCCAAATGGCTGTACATTTACAGCGCTTTCCACTGTGGCTGAACAGCTTGGGAAAAACGGTCTGACAACCAGAATGCTGCAATTGGGCACAAAGCCGGTGCGCGGGTGTATTGCCTGCGGCAAATGCGCGAAAAGCGGCCATTGCGTTTTTGATGATGACATCGTCAACGAGGCCGTCGATCTGCTTCGAGCAGCGGATGGGCTTGTGGTGGGGTCGCCGGTGTACTATGCCGGGCCGGATGCTTCTGTCTGCGCTCTGCTGGAGCGTATGTTCTTTATGAAAGCGGCGCCGTATGCTTTCAAGCCCGCCGCGGCCGTGGTCAGTTGCCGCCGTGGCGGGGCCAGCGCCTCTTTTGACAGGCTGAACAAATATTTTACCATTGCGCGCATGCCCGTGGTTTCTTCCCAATACTGGAATTCTGTACACGGCAATACGTCGGATGAGGTGCGTCAGGACAGGGAAGGCTTGCAGACCATGCGCACGCTGGGCGACAATATGGCCTGGCTTGTCAAGTGTATAGCGGCAGGCAGGGCGGCCGGCATAAATGCGCCGAAACCGGAGCCTTGGGAAGTGACCAACTTTATCCGTTAG
- the larC gene encoding nickel pincer cofactor biosynthesis protein LarC, producing MDLYLDCGRGISGDMTLAALNHLGVEMAPFVAILAEAGIRCRIETRAELRAGGLGRLADVSWDDVQPLRHPADIAAVFNRLAVSATARDRALAVLEALTQAEAHAHQIPPEQVHFHEVGAVDTLVDIAGVCWALEQLGAERITASPLPWFSGTVECAHGLLPLPAPATAFLFRGKPVRPVPDREELVTPTGAALVHTLADGFADGPCGIVRAMGTGYGSRPAPAGLRIWLTEAVQAQVSHTRGGFEFVLQLETHLDHLTGEELGLALEALSALPEVLDVLWLPGTGKKNRPAGLMRMLCRPEDEDAVSRAVLRHTHSLGLRRQCLERRVQPREPAFLDIGDAQLAAKAYILEDTRYARAEAEAVKTAAGERGIGAPALRFGQTRRGLTAHGQKTGTNRKGVQPCACLPPLFSD from the coding sequence ATGGATTTGTATCTGGATTGCGGACGCGGCATCAGCGGAGACATGACGCTGGCCGCCTTAAACCATCTCGGCGTGGAGATGGCGCCCTTTGTTGCCATCCTTGCCGAAGCCGGAATACGCTGCCGCATTGAAACCCGCGCGGAATTGCGCGCCGGCGGCTTGGGCCGACTGGCGGACGTCAGTTGGGACGATGTGCAACCGTTGCGACACCCGGCCGATATCGCGGCTGTCTTTAACCGCCTCGCCGTCAGCGCGACCGCGCGCGACCGCGCGCTTGCCGTGCTTGAGGCGCTGACGCAGGCTGAAGCGCATGCACATCAAATTCCTCCGGAGCAGGTGCATTTTCATGAAGTGGGTGCCGTTGACACGCTGGTGGACATTGCCGGCGTGTGCTGGGCGCTGGAGCAGCTCGGGGCAGAGCGGATTACAGCCTCGCCTCTGCCCTGGTTTTCCGGCACAGTCGAGTGTGCGCACGGGCTGCTGCCGTTGCCCGCTCCGGCCACGGCTTTTTTATTCCGCGGCAAGCCTGTACGCCCTGTGCCGGACCGCGAAGAACTGGTTACGCCAACGGGCGCGGCTCTTGTCCACACACTTGCTGACGGTTTTGCCGACGGCCCCTGCGGCATTGTGCGCGCCATGGGCACAGGCTACGGCTCCCGTCCGGCGCCAGCCGGGCTGCGCATTTGGCTGACGGAAGCCGTTCAGGCACAGGTTTCCCACACCCGTGGAGGCTTTGAATTTGTGCTGCAGCTTGAAACGCATCTGGATCACCTGACGGGCGAGGAACTGGGACTCGCTCTGGAAGCCTTGTCCGCGCTGCCCGAAGTGCTGGATGTGCTCTGGCTGCCCGGCACAGGCAAAAAAAATCGTCCGGCAGGGCTTATGCGCATGCTCTGCCGCCCTGAAGACGAAGACGCGGTCAGTCGCGCCGTGTTGCGCCATACGCACAGTCTGGGCCTGCGGCGCCAGTGTCTTGAACGCCGCGTGCAGCCCCGTGAACCGGCTTTTCTTGACATCGGAGACGCACAACTCGCTGCCAAGGCCTATATTCTTGAAGACACGCGGTATGCGCGGGCTGAAGCGGAGGCCGTCAAAACCGCGGCCGGAGAACGCGGCATCGGTGCGCCGGCCTTGCGTTTCGGGCAAACACGCCGGGGCCTGACGGCGCACGGCCAAAAAACCGGGACAAACCGTAAAGGAGTGCAGCCATGCGCGTGCTTGCCGCCCTTGTTCTCGGATTGA
- a CDS encoding small ribosomal subunit Rsm22 family protein, translating to MPGRTALQKSAARVPLFPQMSTEAGRALALLPEALSRVRPLNLSHRRSLPEDAASLSRLLTVERGELRRPYWSSPAFVSAYLYYFLPWNLLRLVPLLTALPLPDPRCAAPAGGEVLLLDVGSGPLTLPLALWLARPEWGDAPVRILALDSASQPLDLGRKLFAALGEMLGRKIWPVLTAASPVEQLARRAAPAFSGGRVRPWLVTAANVLNELHCDRCASDFARSGDGVPSRYGAERFENLLEVLSPLLSLQRRAEGAGTATGRSDAAPALLVVEPGTRLGGKTLMRLRATALAGGFAALAPCSHSSACPLLAGDGGRTWCHFTFGSGGAPEWLRRLSAAAGLDKKALSLSALLLRQASGLRQEAGSAGRARVLSAPFAVPGLAGRARYACADGGLLLLEDAEGLACGDLIHARVSPDAPRDAKSRARIVRRASLLY from the coding sequence ATGCCGGGCAGAACAGCACTACAAAAATCAGCGGCGCGTGTGCCGCTTTTCCCGCAGATGTCAACAGAGGCAGGCCGCGCTCTTGCGCTTCTGCCCGAGGCGCTGTCGCGCGTCCGGCCTCTGAATCTTTCTCACCGCAGGTCCCTGCCGGAAGACGCGGCATCTCTGTCGCGTCTGCTGACTGTTGAACGCGGGGAATTGCGCCGCCCTTATTGGAGTTCTCCGGCCTTTGTCAGCGCCTATCTTTATTATTTTCTACCCTGGAATTTGCTGCGCCTTGTTCCTCTGCTCACTGCCCTGCCTTTGCCTGATCCGCGCTGCGCCGCGCCGGCCGGAGGAGAAGTTCTGCTGCTGGACGTCGGTTCCGGTCCGTTGACGCTGCCTCTGGCCCTCTGGTTGGCGCGGCCGGAATGGGGCGATGCCCCTGTGCGGATTCTGGCGCTGGACAGCGCTTCGCAGCCGTTGGATCTGGGCAGGAAATTGTTCGCGGCACTGGGGGAAATGCTGGGACGGAAAATCTGGCCTGTGCTGACGGCGGCGAGCCCGGTAGAACAGCTGGCCCGGCGGGCGGCCCCGGCGTTCTCTGGCGGGCGGGTACGGCCCTGGCTGGTTACGGCGGCGAATGTGCTTAACGAATTGCATTGCGACCGATGCGCGTCAGACTTTGCACGGAGCGGGGATGGCGTCCCGTCACGGTATGGGGCGGAACGCTTTGAGAACTTGTTGGAGGTGCTGTCGCCGTTGTTGTCTTTACAACGCCGTGCCGAAGGTGCGGGCACGGCGACAGGCAGGTCGGACGCAGCCCCCGCGCTGCTGGTTGTGGAACCGGGAACGCGCCTTGGCGGCAAAACCCTCATGCGTCTGCGGGCGACGGCGCTTGCCGGCGGCTTTGCCGCGTTGGCGCCCTGTTCCCACAGCTCCGCCTGCCCTTTGTTGGCCGGAGACGGCGGGCGCACCTGGTGCCACTTTACCTTCGGCAGCGGCGGTGCGCCTGAATGGTTGCGCCGTCTGTCCGCGGCGGCGGGTCTGGACAAGAAGGCCTTGAGTCTTTCGGCCCTTCTCCTGCGACAGGCCAGCGGCCTGCGGCAGGAAGCGGGTTCCGCCGGCCGGGCAAGAGTGCTTTCCGCACCGTTCGCCGTGCCCGGCCTTGCGGGGCGGGCGCGTTACGCCTGTGCGGACGGGGGGCTTTTGCTGCTGGAGGACGCTGAAGGGCTTGCGTGCGGCGATTTGATTCATGCGCGGGTTTCGCCTGATGCGCCGCGTGACGCCAAAAGCCGTGCCCGGATTGTCCGCCGTGCATCGTTGCTGTATTGA